Within Lolium rigidum isolate FL_2022 chromosome 5, APGP_CSIRO_Lrig_0.1, whole genome shotgun sequence, the genomic segment TAAGCACTAATCCACAATAATTCTATTGACTCCGAAGATCATGCATTTACTCAGCAACAACTTCCAGCATGCAAGCCTATACTGTCACCCCATATGGTGAGCCCAGTTATTTCACCTTACCTCATTGTTTCAAACTTTTAACGTCACGCTTTATGTTTCGCAAATTCAAGCGTTTTGAATTAACTTTGGAAAATCAGGTCATTCCTGTGCTTGTATTTGTGGGCTTAGTTTTCATTCCAATTGGCCTTGCTTGCATTGCAGCTTCAAACAAGGTATATTCTTTCATTGTGCTTTGTGCTATTCTCTATGCAAATCTGTACTTCAGTTAAAACCTTTAGCTTCGCCAAACTTTAGAATAATATCTCGCTTTGGAGCAGGTCGTCGAGGTGGTTTACCGATATGACACCAAATGTGTACCAGGGAACATGATTCACAATAAAGTAGCCTACATCCAAAATGCGTCAATAGATAAGACCTGCGCAATTATTCTCAAGGTAATTAAAAGAAGAAACAGTTCCCCTATGTATCGTCAAAACGAAGTGTAAACCACTTAATGTTTCCGTAACATCTTATTCATTTAATTGCAGGTCCCCAGGGATATGAAGAGGCCAATCTTCATATATTACCAACTTGACAAGTTCTACCAAAACCACAGAAGGTACGACAAATACATTCACTGACCTCATAGACAAATTCAAATAACAACTGAATTTGGATTTCTGACGAATGAAAATCTGGGACAAACTCAGGTACACTACGAGCCGCAGCGACATGCAGCTGAGAGACCCCAAGCAGGCAGCTGCCAATATAGAGTTGTGCAAGCCCGAAGCGTATGCCGCCAATGGCAGCCCCATCATCCCCTGCGGGCTCGTGGCGTGGAGCCTCTTCAACGACACATACAGCTTCGCacgtcgccgccgtcgcggcGGCCACGCCGAGGCGCT encodes:
- the LOC124655093 gene encoding ALA-interacting subunit 1-like, with product MFRKFKRFELTLENQVIPVLVFVGLVFIPIGLACIAASNKVVEVVYRYDTKCVPGNMIHNKVAYIQNASIDKTCAIILKVPRDMKRPIFIYYQLDKFYQNHRRYTTSRSDMQLRDPKQAAANIELCKPEAYAANGSPIIPCGLVAWSLFNDTYSFARRRRRGGHAEALTVIKSGISWRSDRGHVFGSHVFPKNFQNSSLVGGGQLDPTKPLSEQEDLMVWMRTAALPRFRKLYGRVEADLGAGELLAVAVQNNYNSYSFAGKKAVVLSTAGLLGGRNAFLGRAYVVTGVACFALALLLTLLCLVFPMREEHLLLRGSHIGR